A stretch of Episyrphus balteatus chromosome 2, idEpiBalt1.1, whole genome shotgun sequence DNA encodes these proteins:
- the LOC129912549 gene encoding tyrosine-protein kinase Abl isoform X3: MGAQQAKDRSSGSQGTVSCIGISSSVGISSSSSSIGGVGGVGGGVGGSGGALGAGSTLRASRMKSRSSSSSAAAAAPTASTKDNRSAIGLNIFSEHNGPMIRSTQRDTGKYQLHLEALLQSRPLPHIPPGSSLLEAELIAQSQDGSLHNAQSHSQGPSSTTSGFESAHRWTSKENLLAPGPEEDDPQLFVALYDFQAGGENQLSLKKGEQVRILSYNKSGEWCEAHSDSGNVGWVPSNYVTPLNSLEKHSWYHGPISRNAAEYLLSSGINGSFLVRESESSPGQRSISLRYEGRVYHYRISEDSDGKVYVTAEAKFNTLAELVHHHSVPHEGHGLITPLLYPAPKQNKPTVFPLSPEPDEWEICRTDIVMKHKLGGGQYGEVYEAIWKRYGNTVAVKTLKEDTMALKDFLEEAAIMKEMKHPNLVQLIGVCTREPPFYIITEFMSHGNLLDFLRSAGRETLDAVALLYMATQIASGMSYLESRNYIHRDLAARNCLVGDNKLVKVADFGLARLMRDDTYTAHAGAKFPIKWTAPEGLAYNKFSTKSDVWAFGVLLWEIATYGMSPYPGIDLTDVFHKLEKGYRMERPPGCPPEVYDLMRQCWQWNAQDRPTFKSIHHALEHMFQESSITEAVEKQLNASQTLTPQMGKKPQMGGGGGGGGSGGHHDQQASTPLSETGSTSTKLSTFSSQGKGNVQMRRTTNKQGKQAPAPPKRTSLLSTSRDSTYRDDDGKNFVEELNTNGLTRDINSLANRCDSENDNPDGDTDGDSMDYNNKIQHSLGHHQKSVQHSSFKRPTPVMGNRGLETRNSKRSQQHPIHTKHSIDHTQLHSLAGVITPPSSHQITVGALEVMNVKRVVNRYGTLPKVARIGAFLDSLEDSSGVVVQQLNHTSVITDVPPPPPPAIGTNGVMARSNNLTNSVATFKGGQPQMIRSNSSSGVTMANNASASLNKLQRHRTATDGSMMTFSSFRGSSNSPKRAQQSGLANLDFPPPPPIDLPPPPEEFESPPPPPPMIPIPPPAPINNNDVSNTAPSVEEASSRFGVSLRKREPSTDSCSSLGSPPENHHQQDNSMKEKLEMKLMAEIKERTNPAKMQNNHHHDGRENGGQQVDPVSQLVTELAESMNLPKLDKKHPTPKSASHSPATNQTESSNTNTFKAQLKRVEPKKLQTPPQNDSNTIIDFKSRLRKVDNNNSSSNGNEAAKENQPHQQNSLKDDSTNSDDSTTKNYNNSFRKDNSDRHFSDNNPNELHTKPKSKSQIELKKTEIKIEVSVLNSSGDQDNNKKDSNHSLKSSTTAATDSGDSSEDGKRRSTGSISSLKKLWEPKECTPTENQTQLSPKLAMKNHSNNENSEIITTTGTTPTPPDSAADQHQLLNKSKPAVPLKPTKLTIYATPIGQKINTDGNTNSNSTTPLTNNTSSSTQINRESILELRTCDQS, translated from the exons AAGCCCTCCTGCAATCACGTCCATTGCCTCACATTCCGCCCGGATCGAGTCTATTGGAAGCTGAATTAATCGCACAGAGTCAAGATGGCTCTTTGCACAATGCACAAAGTCACAGTCAGGGACCAAGTTCAACGACATCCGGCTTTGAATCGGCTCACCGATGGACATCGAAAGAAAATCTCCTAGCGCCAGGTCCCGAAGAGGATGATCCCCAGTTATTTGTAGCACTCTATGATTTCCAAGCTGGTGGAGAGAATCAATTGAGTCTGAAGAAGGGCGAACAAGTCCGAATATTGTCATATAATAAGTCTGGAGAGTGGTGTGAAGCCCACTCCGATTCAGGCAATGTAGGCTGGGTACCATCGAATTATGTGACACCATTGAATTCGCTTGAAAAGCATTCATGGTATCATGGACCAATATCTCGAAATGCTGCTGAATATCTTCTCAGTTCAGGAATCAATGGTAGTTTCTTGGTGCGTGAGAGTGAAAGCTCACCTGGACAGCGGAGTATTAGTTTAAGATACGAAGGTCGAGTCTATCACTATCGCATTTCCGAAGACTCGGATGGCAAAGTCTATGTCACAGCTGAGGCTAAATTTAATACTTTGGCTGAATTGGTGCATCATCATAGTGTACCACATGAAGGCCATGGACTGATTACACCGTTATTGTATCCAGCACCAAAGCAAAATAAACCTACTGTATTTCCATTGAGTCCAGAGCCGGACGAATGGGAGATTTGTCGCACAGACATTGTGATGAAGCATAAATTGGGTGGTGGGCAATATGGTGAAGTGTATGAAGCCATATGGAAGCGTTATGGCAATACAGTGGCTGTTAAGACCCTCAAAGAAGATACAATGGCTTTGAAGGACTTCCTGGAAGAAGCAGCCATAATGAAGGAAATGAAACATCCAAATCTTGTACAACTCATAG GTGTGTGTACACGAGAACCTCCATTTTATATCATCACAGAATTTATGAGCCATGGTAACTTGTTGGACTTTTTGCGTTCAGCCGGTCGAGAAACACTTGACGCTGTAGCTCTCCTTTATATGGCAACACAAATTGCCTCAGGTATGAGCTATTTAGAATCGCGCAACTACATCCATCGAGATTTAGCGGCACGTAATTGTCTGGTCGGTGATAATAAGCTCGTCAAAGTGGCCGATTTCGGTTTGGCCCGATTGATGCGCGATGACACCTATACAGCACATGCTGGTGCTAAATTTCCAATTAAATGGACAGCACCAGAAGGCTTAGCTTATAATAAATTCAGTACCAAGTCTGATGTTTGGGCATTTGGTGTGTTGTTATGGGAAATTGCCACCTATGGAATGTCTCCATATCCGGGAATCGATTTGACTGATGTATTTCATAAATTGGAAAAAGGCTATCGCATGGAACGACCACCGGGATGTCCACCAGAGGTTTATGACCTTATGAGACAGTGTTGGCAGTGGAATGCACAAGATCGACCTACATTCAAGAGTATTCATCATGCTCTGGAGCATATGTTTCAG GAATCATCGATTACGGAAGCAGTTGAGAAACAATTAAATGCTTCACAAACCCTCACCCCACAAATGGGAAAAAAGCCGCAGATGGGGGGCGGTGGTGGTGGCGGAGGTAGTGGAGGTCACCATGATCAACAAGCTAGCACACCGCTATCAG aaACGGGCTCCACCTCCACCAAACTGAGTACATTCTCCAGCCAAGGCAAGGGAAATGTACAAATGCGACGAACCACCAATAAACAGGGAAAACAAGCTCCCGCACCACCAAAGAGAACGAG TCTTTTGTCAACTAGCCGTGATTCAACATACCGTGATGACGATGGGAAGAATTTCGTTGAAGAACTGAATACGAATG GTTTAACCCGTGACATTAACAGCTTGGCTAATCGTTGTGATTCGGAAAACGACAATCCCGACGGTGACACCGATGGCGACAGCATGGATTACAATAACAAAATTCAACATTCCCTTGGACATCACCAGAAAAGCGTTCAGCATAGTTCATTTAAACGACCCACACCAGTCATGGGCAATCGTGGTTTAGAGACACGCAATAGCAAACGATCACAACAACATCCGATTCATACCAAACACTCAATTGATCACACTCAGCTACATAGTTTGGCTGGAGTGATAACACCACCATCAAGTCATCAAATAACAGTTGGTGCTTTGGAGGTGATGAATGTTAAGCGAGTGGTAAATCGATATGGAACATTGCCCAAAGTCGCTCGTATCGGTGCTTTTCTCGATAGCTTAGAAGATTCTAGTGGTGTTGTTGTTCAGCAGTTAAATCACACCAGTGTGATTACAGATGTTCCGCCTCCACCACCACCAGCCATAGGAACTAACGGGGTAATGGCTCGAAGCAATAATCTAACTAATAGCGTTGCCACTTTCAAAGGTGGCCAACCGCAAATGATTCGCAGTAATTCTTCAAGTGGCGTCACAATGGCAAATAATGCATCAGCAAGTCTCAATAAGCTACAGCGTCATCGCACTGCAACTGATGGCTCTATGATGACATTCTCCTCATTCCGTGGCTCCAGCAATAGTCCAAAACGAGCCCAGCAATCGGGTCTAGCTAACTTAGATTTCCCGCCACCTCCGCCAATCGATCTGCCTCCACCACCTGAAGAATTCGAATCACCACCACCGCCGCCACCAATGATTCCCATTCCTCCACCAGCGCCAATCAATAACAACGACGTCTCGAATACCGCTCCCAGTGTCGAAGAAGCCAGCTCAAGATTCGGTGTTAGTCTACGTAAACGTGAACCCTCTACAGATTCATGCAGTTCCCTTGGCAGTCCCCCAGAAAATCACCACCAACAGGATAACAGCATGAAGGAAAAACTCGAAATGAAACTCATGGCCGAAATCAAAGAACGAACTAATCCggcaaaaatgcaaaataaccaCCACCACGATGGCCGAGAAAATGGTGGCCAACAAGTTGATCCAGTGTCACAACTAGTCACTGAACTAGCTGAGAGTATGAATCTACCCAAGCTGGACAAAAAACATCCCACACCAAAGTCGGCGTCTCATTCGCCAGCGACAAATCAAACTGAGTCGTCCAACACAAACACATTCAAAGCTCAGCTTAAACGTGTTGAGCCTAAAAAACTGCAAACCCCACCACAAAATGATTCGAATACAATAATTGACTTTAAATCACGACTTCGCAAAGTCGACAACAACAATAGTAGCAGCAATGGCAACGAAGCAGCCAAAGAAAACCAACCACATCAACAGAATTCCCTAAAAGACGACAGTACTAACTCCGATGATAGTACGACCAAAAACTATAATAATTCCTTTAGAAAAGACAATTCGGATCGACATTTTTCTGACAACAATCCGAATGAGCTACATACCAAGCCAAAATCCAAATCACAGATCGAACTGAAAAAGACTGAAATTAAAATCGAAGTTTCCGTACTAAATAGTTCTGGAGACCAAGACAACAATAAAAAGGATAGCAATCACTCGTTGAAATCTTCAACTACAGCTGCCACTGATTCGGGAGATTCTTCTGAGGATGGCAAACGTCGAAGTACTGGCAGTATTAGTAGTCTGAAGAAATTATGGGAGCCTAAAGAATGCACTCCAACTGAGAATCAGACACAACTCTCACCAAAGTTGGCAATGAAGAATCATTCCAATAATGAAAACAGTGAGATTATTACAACAACTGGGACAACTCCTACCCCGCCAGACTCTGCTGCCGATCAGCATCAGTTGCTGAATAAGAGCAAGCCTGCAGTTCCATTAAAACCTACCAAACTAACAATTTATGCCACACCAATTGGCCAGAAGATCAATACCGATGGCAATACCAACTCGAATTCGACGACTCCACTAACCAACAACACATCATCATCCACACAAATCAATCGTGAAAGTATACTAGAGCTG agAACTTGTGACCAGAGTTGA